In Streptomyces sp. ALI-76-A, the genomic window GAACGTGGCGAACTCGTCGGTGAAGGGGTCGTCGGCCGACGGCCCGTCGAGCACCTCGAGACCTCCGTCGGTGTCCATGCGGGCGGCGCGGCAGGTCCGCCACATGCGGGCGGTCGACCCGTCCGGGCCGCCGAACGGGTCGGGCAGGAAGCGCTCGCCGGTCGTGCCGGGCGCGTCCGCGTACCCCTGCGCCACGCCCGCGCCCGCGATGTACAGCGCGCCGACGGCTCCCGCCGCCACCGGGCGCAGCGCGGCGTCGAGCACATAGGCACGGTGGCCGGGGGAGGGCACGGGCCCGCCGGGTGTGTGCTCGACGACGAGCCGTCCCTCGGCCCAGCCGCCGCTCACGGTCAGCGCGGTGCCTTGGGAGCGGGCGAGCGCGACCAGCGCGGCGAGCGTGTCGTCCCCACCGCCCAGCACGGTCCCGGCCCCGTGCTCGCCGAGCCACCGCAGGACCTCGTGCGGCACGGCGCGGGCCAGGGAGGCGTCCGGCACGTGCACCTGCCTGCCGGAGGCCAGCGTGCCCAGCAGGCCCAGCGCGGCGTCCACGTCGGGGTACCCCTGTACCAGCCAGGCGGCGTCCGCCGGTTCGGCGACGACGGTGGCCGCGAGGACGGACTCGGCACCGATGACGACGGTGCCGTCCGCGCCGGGTGCGAGCATCACCGGGTCACCGGGGGCCTGCGGCCGGACCCGGTCGGCGTCGGACACCGGCCACCTGCCGTCGGCCGGCAGCAGATCGGCGGACGGGTCCCGGACCAGGCGCGCCGCACCCGGGACGGCCGGCAGCAGCCAGTCGGCGGTCTCGTCGAGCAGCATCACGACCGGCCGGAGCGTTTCCGGCAGCTCCTGCGCCGGATCGGCCGGCAGGCAGGCGGCACCCGTCTTGGTGATCGCGAGGCAGGCCACCGCGAACTCCGCCGGCGAGGACAGGGCGGTGAGCACCGAGGTCCCCGGGCCCGCCCGGTGTTCGAGGAGGGCGTGCGCCAGCAGGTCGGAGCGGGCGTCGAGTCCGGCGTAGTCCATGTCCGGGAGGGCCGGCGCGTGCGGGGCACGGGACACCTGGGCCGCGAACAGGGAGGCCACGGTCCGCTCCGGGAGCCGGGCGGGGGCACCCGCCCACACGCCGCTGTCGGTCCCGGTGCCGGCGTGCCGCAGGGGCAGCCGGCTCAGCGTGGCCGCCGGGTCGGCGAGGGCCGCTTCCAGCACGTCGGTGAGCCGGCCGGTGAGGGAGGCGGCGACCGTCTCGCCGACCGTCTCGTGGCGGAACGCGGTCGTCAGCGTGATGCCGGCGGGGGCGCCCGCCCGGCTCTGCCGTTCGGTCAGCGTCAGCGCCAGGTCGACCGCGGGGAGCGGGAGCCGGGCCGGCTGCGGCAGCACCGTGAGGCCGGCCGCCTCGAACGAGCCGCCGGTCTCCTGCAGGACGGTCAGGGCGACGCCGCCGGGCCGGGCCAGGGCCGCGTCGCCGCTGCGGTAGGCGGCCAGGTCCGCCTCGCGGACCCGGCGCAGCAGCTCCCCGAAGGCCGGGTCCCCGGCGGTGTCCACGGACAGCGCCAGGACCCGGCCGAGAGGTCCCACCGCGCCACGCAGCGCCGCGCTGTCACGGGCCGGGACCGGCGCGGCGACGGTGATCTCGTCCCCGGCGCCCAGCCGGGCCAGCAGAGCGGCGAGCGCGGCGTGCACCACCATGAACAGGGTGGCCCCGTGCCCGGCCGCGAACCGGGTGAGCCGCTCGTGCAGGTCGCCGTCCAGACCGAGTTCGAGGGTGCCGAAGCAGGCGTCGCCGCCGGCCTGCCGGGCGCTGCCCGGCAGCGGGGTGGGCGGCACGTCGCCGGACCTCGCGCGGGGCGCGGCCTCCAGTGCGGCCCTCTCCCGGCGGGGCGTGCCGCCGGTGGCCCGGGCTCCGTAGGCGCGGGCGAGGTCAGCGGCCAGCGGGAGGTGCGACCACAGGTCGACGTCGCCGGCGGGCAGGGCCAGTTCCAGCAGATGGTCGTCGGCGGCCAGGGCCCGCAGCCGGGTGCCGGCCGTGCCCAGCCGCGAGTTGCGCAGCACCTCGTGCCGCTGCCCGAGGTCCTCGAGGGCCTTCCCCAGAGCGCCCGAGTTCAGTGCGCCGCGCAGCCGCAGCGGCAGCAGGACGGTGTCCGTACCCGATCCGCCCGGCCCGCTCGCGGCGACGGGGCCGTCACCGACGAGGGCGGCGAACTCGGCCGGTGTCGGCGCCTCGTACAGGGCGTGGACGCCGGGGTCGGTGCCCAGCGTCTCGCGGGCCCGCGACAGCAGCCGGGCCGCGGCCGGCGGGTGGCCGCCGATGCGGAAGAAGTCGCAGTCCGCGTGGACCGTGCGCCGGGGCACGCCCAGCACCTCGGCGAACAGGTCGCGGACGATCTCCTGCAGCGGGGTGCCGGGCGGGCTGCCGGGCCGGTCCGCGGTGAACACGGGGACGGGCAGGGCCGTGCGGTCGACCTTGCCGTGGGAGTTGAGGGGCAGCGCGTCCAGGGTCATCAGCGCCGACGGGATCATGCAGTCGGGCAGTCGCTCCCGGAGGTGGCCGCGCAGCACGACCTCCAGGTCGACGGTGCGGGCGAAGGCGGTGGGGACGTTGGCGCACCGGTCGATGTCGGCGGCGGGAGCCGCGTACACGCCGGTCAGCGGGCCGTCGCCGACCAGGTCGGGGTCGACGAAGACGATGTCCAGGGCGTGCGGGCCAGCGGCCGACCAGGTCGGCAGAGCCCGGTAGCCGAGGCGTTCACCGGCCGCGCACAGCACCTCGGGGTCGGGAGCGAGCGGGTCCTGGGCGGGCAGGTCCAGGCTGTCGCGCGGGTTGTCCAGGTTCTGCATCGCGGCGTGCTCGTCGTGCACCCGGCGGTTGGGCACGGCGGCCAG contains:
- a CDS encoding non-ribosomal peptide synthetase, whose protein sequence is MSISGLIEEHVHTRPDAIAVTYPTPAGGGVSLTYQELSRAANRLADHLKTRGVRRGDRVVTSLRPGPDMVTAFLAIVRAGAAYVPVDPAHPTERRRLLVRDSAARAVVTDAAGAPGYQDLGAAVVAVDTEAADIAARSDALPAEDVAPYDAAYVCHTSGTTGAPKGVVVPHSAVVDLVQRTDYVRLTPDDVVAQAAGPAFDAVTFEIWATLTAGARLVGLDKDTVVDPARFEHAVAEHGISVVFLPTALFHLIARERPAAFAPLRTVLFGGEACDPRRVRQVFQAGPPERLLHVYGPAETTTFATWHEVAEPAEGDRTIPIGRPIGATVAVVLGEDGTPVPPGGTGELLLGGPGLATGYLDRPELTARRFVRDAFTGGEGRLYRTGDLVLLREDGAIEFVGRVDNQITLRGFRIDLGEIESVLTAHPAVSAAAVSVHTAQDGDRRLVAHVVPAPQAAEAAGGEQITEWREIHEALHHGVEAGELGADFTGWNSSYDARPIPLEQLREWQAATLDRVRELGQRRVLEIGVGTGLLMAHLARAEECEEYWATDFSPSVVAALRARTQDDPLLREKVRLSCRGADDTTGLPAGHFDTIVINSVVQYFPGLSYLRTVIERALPLLAPGGSLLLGDLRNLDLSRCFQTGIELAQPGAAAKDRAATRRGIDQRVAMETELLLSPAVFAALARELPGVRAVDVRAKRGVHHNELSRYRYEAVLSTAAPVADLTDAPAVTWGDGIRGADDVEQYLSERHPAVLRLAAVPNRRVHDEHAAMQNLDNPRDSLDLPAQDPLAPDPEVLCAAGERLGYRALPTWSAAGPHALDIVFVDPDLVGDGPLTGVYAAPAADIDRCANVPTAFARTVDLEVVLRGHLRERLPDCMIPSALMTLDALPLNSHGKVDRTALPVPVFTADRPGSPPGTPLQEIVRDLFAEVLGVPRRTVHADCDFFRIGGHPPAAARLLSRARETLGTDPGVHALYEAPTPAEFAALVGDGPVAASGPGGSGTDTVLLPLRLRGALNSGALGKALEDLGQRHEVLRNSRLGTAGTRLRALAADDHLLELALPAGDVDLWSHLPLAADLARAYGARATGGTPRRERAALEAAPRARSGDVPPTPLPGSARQAGGDACFGTLELGLDGDLHERLTRFAAGHGATLFMVVHAALAALLARLGAGDEITVAAPVPARDSAALRGAVGPLGRVLALSVDTAGDPAFGELLRRVREADLAAYRSGDAALARPGGVALTVLQETGGSFEAAGLTVLPQPARLPLPAVDLALTLTERQSRAGAPAGITLTTAFRHETVGETVAASLTGRLTDVLEAALADPAATLSRLPLRHAGTGTDSGVWAGAPARLPERTVASLFAAQVSRAPHAPALPDMDYAGLDARSDLLAHALLEHRAGPGTSVLTALSSPAEFAVACLAITKTGAACLPADPAQELPETLRPVVMLLDETADWLLPAVPGAARLVRDPSADLLPADGRWPVSDADRVRPQAPGDPVMLAPGADGTVVIGAESVLAATVVAEPADAAWLVQGYPDVDAALGLLGTLASGRQVHVPDASLARAVPHEVLRWLGEHGAGTVLGGGDDTLAALVALARSQGTALTVSGGWAEGRLVVEHTPGGPVPSPGHRAYVLDAALRPVAAGAVGALYIAGAGVAQGYADAPGTTGERFLPDPFGGPDGSTARMWRTCRAARMDTDGGLEVLDGPSADDPFTDEFATFVVVADGTGHRALWPASAAVPEGWHETHAEDLYELCLDHLNNRL